The segment AGGCTAGTTTTGGCAGTGGTATTAGTGATTTCGATATCCCGCGACGGGTTTTCGCTAGTTTCTCGCTGAATAAAGCTTTCGCTGGTGCCAATATCAAAGCGTCCACTATGGGTTAATGCAATATGCCGATGGGTATAGTCGTTGAAGCTATCCTCACAACCTCCACGGCAGCCCTCTGATGGCGCTGAGTTGCCCATCAGCGACTGGCGCTCCTGCTCGGTAATGCCCGCTTCAGCAGTGAAATCATGATTATCTGAGGCAGCTAGACTCAGCCTGGCCGTGAGGCTTTGTAGGCTTTTATCTTCGTAGCCGTTAATAATATTGTCTTCATCACGTTGGGAGGTGCGCCCGTAGAGCTGAAGACCCAACCGGTCCCCTACCAAGGGGCCGCTCAGGTAAAAATTGGCTTGGCGACTGTCACCGGAATCACTGTCTTCTTGAAGTACGGTGTCGAGCTGTACATTACCGTGCCACTCCTGGGCAACTTTACGGGTAATCACGTTGATCACGCCACCAATAGCATCGGAGCCGTAGAGCGTCGACATTGGGCCGCGCACGACTTCAATACGTTCAATGGCCTGTAGCGGCGGTAGCCAATCCTGCTCAAATCCGGCGCTACCATTGGGCCGGGACTCGCGTGAATTCTGCGGGCGTCCGTCTACCAAGATTAGTGTGTATTGGGAGGGCATCCCGCGAATGGAGATATCTTGGCCGTTATCCCCTGCGCCACCACCGGTGATAATCACACCGGGCACATCGCGTAGTGCATCGGTAACATTTTGATAGTGGCCCCGCTCTAACTCTTCGCGGGAAACCACGCTGATAGAAGCTGGGGCATTGGTAATCTGCTGTTCAAATCCTGACGCAGTGACCACCATGTCATCTAAGCGGGGCGCTTCTTGTGCCCACAGAGCGCCACTGGCGAGTGTAGAAATGGCGCTGGCCAATAGGGAACGGCGCAAATAGGGAGACATAACTTAGTCCTTAAGAGTGTGTGAGCAATTTAGATAGGTGTTCGCTCTAATAAATGCGAATCATAAGCATTAATATTTTTACACACTTTTTGCACGCTCGGGTGAGACAGTACGTTCAGTATACCGGAACACAAATGCCTATTATTTTCATTCGCACCAAAGAATGGCACAATCAGCGTTCACCTCTTCCCTTGGGTCTGACCATGTATGACTTTGACGAACTCACCGCCTTTGCCGATGTGATGACCACGGGCAGTTTGACTCGCAGCGCTCAAACGCTTGGTTTAGCCAAATCGACCCTTAGCCGACGCATCAGCCAGCTCGAATCCCGGCTTAACCAGCCGCTGCTGCGCCGCCAGGCCAATCGCTTAATTCCCACTGAAGCAGGGCTGCTGTTTCACAACTACTGCACCGAACTTTTAGCGATGGCGGCTCATAGCCAGGAGGCGCTAGCAGAGCTGCGTGAGGAGATTAGCGGCGAAATAACCCTTGAGGTTCACGGCGCCCTGGCGCGCAGCTGGCTAGCCAGCGCCATTGATGCGTTTTTAAATCGCCACCCCAAGGTAGAGTTAACGCTACATACCAGAGAAACGCCGCCGACTAAAATGCACAGTAATAGCGTTCACGTGTGGCTTGGGCCCACTCACGAGTGCGGGCTAAACCAGGAGCGCTTGGGGCACTTAACCCGTGGGCTTTATGCCAGCCCACGCTATTTAGCGGCGGCTGGCACGCCCCATCACCCCAATGAATTGAACCAGCACGCCTGGATAGACCTGCTGGGTTCAGCATCCGACGGGCTGCTGCTCACTCACCCAGAGCATGGCCAGTACACCTTTAATCCGCCCCGCTCTCGGCTGCGGGTAGACCTCACTGCCCTGCATATTGACGCCATCGCGCGCAGTCAGGGGATCGGCTTGCTCTCACACTGGGTAACCGCAAAGCGCGAGCAGCATCATCCAGGCGAACTGATTAACTGTTTACCCGGCTGGGAACCAGCGCCTCTGCCCATTACGCTACTCTACGCCTACGGTCACCAATCACGCCGCACCCACGCACTGTTAGAGTTTTTACGTAGCCAAGTGCCCGCACCGTGGCGCACGTCAGTCGCGACGGTGTAGGTTAATTCGAGTGTTTGCCTTGCCAGTTAGCCCGCTTATTAACGACAATAGGCGGCTAACGATTGTCAAGGACAGCCAATGCTTGCCGAACTTTTTGCCGTCATGGCGCCTGTGCTGGCGGGTGCAGGGCTTGGCTACCTATGGGTGCGCCTAGGCCATCCCTACCCGGTCGACTTTATCACCCGGCTAGTATTTAACATTGGTACGCCCTCACTGGTATTGGCCTCTCTGGCGGGTGCCGATATTGATGCCACCACTTTTGGCCAGACGATGCTGGCCGCCGCGCTGGTGATTATCACCATGGGGGCAGCTACCTTTGTGGTAGCAAAAGTGTTGCGCCGCAGCTGGCGAGTACTGCTTGCCCCCATGATGTACCCCAACACCGGCAATATGGGCTTACCGGTGGTGCTTTACGCCTTTGGCAGTGCCGGGTTTGCCTACGGTATCACGGTGATGGTGACCGTATCGCTGTTTCAGTTCACCTTAGGTGCCGTACTTAATAGCCAGGGCAACCCCCTCAAAACCCTCGCCAAAACACCCACGGTATACGCCATTGCGATTTCCATGGCACTGCTGCTGACGGGCACTTCCCTTCCGTCCTGGCTCGCGAATACGGTGGACTTAATGTCGGGGTTCACGGTACCGCTGATGCTCATTACCCTGGGTGTCTCGCTGGCCAGCATTCATGTAAAGAACCTGCGCTCGGGGCTCGGGTTTAGCTTAGTGCGCGTGCCCCTCGCGGCAGGGGTCGCCTGGCTGATCGCTGGCTGGGTGGGCCTTCCGCCACTGGCACAAAGCATTCTAGTGTTGCAAATGTGTATGCCGGTGGCGGTCTTCAATTATCTCTTTGCCCAACGTGCCCAGCGCGAACCCGTCTATGTCGCCAGTTTGGTTTTCTGCTCAACATTGTTAGCACTGTTTTATCTGCCCGTGCTGCTCGCCCTGCTTATGTAATAGCGGAACCCCCACGTGGCTAAAGGGTCCCTGCTAGACTACTGGCAAGCATAACGAGTGTTTACATTACCAGAGGGCACACTATGCACTATACGAGCAGGAGTCATCACACTTCCCGTTGGCTGCCCCCTGCGGTTTTGGCGGGGATCAGTGGGCTAGTGCTCGCTAGCACTATTAACACGGCAAATGCGGAAGTCGTCCAGGAATCGCTGGAAACCGCTCATTTAAACCTCTCCATCGAGCGCATCGCCGATGGTTTTGAGCACCCCTGGGCAGTGGCGTTTTTACCCGATGGTCGCTATTTAGTGAGCGAACGTAGCGGGCAGTTGAAACTCGTCGACCCCGAAAGCGGTGAATCCAGTACGTTGGAAGGCATGCCAGCAGTCAGTGCTCGGGGCCAGGGCGGGCTGTTAGACGTGGTGCTGCATCCTGATTTTGAAGGGGGGAACGGCGGAGGCGACAACGACTGGATCTATTTCACCTGGAGCAAGCCCGAAGGCAATAAAAGCCGTTCAGCGCTATCGCGGGTAAAATGGCAGGATGGCGAGCTAGGTGAGGTTGAGCATTTGTTTGAACAAGGTCGCGCCTCGGGGCCTGGTCGTCACTACGGCTCACGGTTGGCGTGGCTGCCCGACGGCACCCTCCTAATGAGCATCGGCGACCGTGGCAGTGAACCACTCCGCGCCCAGGCAAGCGATGACCATGCGGGCTCTACCCTGCGCCTTACCGCCACGGGCGACGTTCCTGATGACAACCCCTTTGTCGGGGATGACACCACCCTGGATGAAATCTACTCCATGGGTAATCGCAATATTCAAGGCATGACCGTGTTGAGTAACGGCGAAGCCTGGGCATCAGAGCACGGCCCCCGAACCGGCGACGAGCTTAACCATATCGAAGCTGGCAACAATTATGGCTGGCCAGAAGTTAGTCGGGGCAATGACTATGCGACCAATGAGCCGATTGGTGAAAATTCGCTCCCCGGCATGATTGACCCGGTGTATGTATTTGAAGGCCGTTTCGCCCCTGCTGGCCTTGTCGAAGTGACTAGCGACGCCTTTGGCGAATGGCAAGGAAACCTGCTGGCCGGTGGATTAGGTAGCGAGAAACTGCTGCGTCTGCGCTTAGAAGAGGGCCGTGTCGCCGAAGAAGAGCTGATTTTACAAGGCGAAGTAGGGCGTATTCGCGATGTTCGCCAAGGCCCTGATGACGCTATTTACTTGCTCACTGACGACCCTCAGGGCGGCTTGTATCGTCTAGCGCCAACGACCCCGTAGCACTTAGTTCACTCGCTGATACTACAACGTATTAAAACCACCATGGATGCCCCATGCGACTACGCAATTTGATTATTTTGACGGTGATTGTGCCGCTGTTTGTCATCCTGGTGGTATTTAGCTTAGTGGCGATCAAATCGCTCGAAGATAACGTACGCTCAAAGCTACAAACGGAAGTTGAGATTATTACCCGTACGCTGAGCTCCTCGCTCAGCTACGCGGTCACCCCTGACAGCAACACGCCGCTTGAGGAAGCGCTACAGTCAGCGTTCTCCTTCCATCGAATTTATGGCGCTTATGTGTTCGATACCGAAGGGCGCGATATCTATGGGCTTGGCCTGGGCAAGGATATTTTCAGTCGCGAAGAGATTCAGCAAATCATTGAACGCGATGACCTTTACAGCAATTACCGACAACACGAGGGTTGGAATTACTACTCGGCGTTGACACCCTTGCGCTCACAAGATGGCACTGTATATGGCGTACTTCAGGTTAATCGGCTAAATACCGGTATTGAGAACTACACGGGTTTTATTAGCGTTGTGGCCGTACTGGTGTTTATGATTGGTGCGGCCGGGATCGTGTTTAGTATTTGGTGGGGATTCCGGCGCCATATTGAGCGCCCGCTTAACCGGCTGCTGCACGTAATGCAGTTGGTAGAAAAGGGGGACCGCAGCCAACGTGCTACCGAAGACGGCCCTATCGAATATCGCCACCTCGCCTCCGGGTTGAATGGCATGCTGGATGCGATGGCCGAAAAAGACCAAGAGATCGAAAATCGCCAGCGGCGCGAAATTGAGCTTGAAAAGCGCCTGCGTAAATCGAAAAAGCTGGCCGAACTCGGCGTACTGGCGGCGGGGGTTGCACACGAGATAGGCGCACCGCTAACGGTGATTAATGGCCAGGCTCAGCGTTTGGCTCGCCGCGATGTCATTGGCGATGACGAACGGGCACGTTTGGGACGCATACGCGGCGAAGTAGAGCGCATCGTTGAAATTGTTCGCCAATTGATGGAATTAGGTCGTCAACATAACGTAGAGAAAGGCGAACTGGCGCTTGATCAGCTGATTATGAATGCCAGCGATTTAGTTGAAGACGAGCTAGAGCCACGCAATATTCGTTTAGACGTTGAATTACCGACGCCAGCACCCAACTTACTCGCCAACGGCCAACAAATTGTGCAGGTGCTGACCAATTTGCTGCGCAATGCAGCGCAGGCCCCCGAAGTAAGCAGAATTAGAGTGCGCGCCCAGCAGCAAGAGCACGAATTACTGCTGTGGGTGGAAGATGATGGCCCGGGGATACCCGACTCCCATCACCACAAGGTGTTCGACCCATTTTTTACCACCAAACCGGTTGGCCAAGGCAGCGGTTTGGGACTCTCTATGGTACATCGCATTATCAACGACCACGGCGGTACGATCGGCGTGTTTGACAGTGCCCTAGGCGGCGCTGGATTTGAAATTACGCTACCTATTAGTGAAACCGCATACGCTTGAGGACAACGTTTGTGACCCAACAGGACCCCCTTTTACCTTTGTTGGTGGTGGAAGATGACGCCGCTATACTTGAGCTATTAGAAGAAGAACTGCAGGATGCAGGCTACACAACGCTGGGCGTAACTAGCGCTGAAGAGGCGATCGCCTTATTGAGCCACACCACCGTCTCACTGGTAATTACCGACGTACGGTTGCCGGGCATGACCGGCATTCAACTACTTCAGCAGCTCCGCCAAGCAGGCAGTGAGCTGGGCATTATTGTGATTACCGCTTTCGGCACTATTGACCAGGCAGTCGAGGCACTCAAACTCGGGGCTGACGACTTTTTAACCAAGCCGCTCGACCTTGATGCTATCCGTGATGCCGTATTTCGTGTGCTGGAGCGCCAACGCTTGGCGGTTTTCCACGACACGGATATCAGCCATTTCCACGGTATTGTGGGTAAAAGCCAGGTCATGCAGACGCTATTCCATGACGCCTCCCGCCTTGCCAAAAGCGATGCGCCCATACTGATATTAGGTGAAAGCGGCACCGGCAAAGAACTACTTGCCCGCGCCATTCATCAGGAAAGCCCGCGTCATGACCAGCCCTTTGTGCCGGTTAACTGTGCAAGCATTCCTCCCGACTTGATGGAAAGTGAGTTCTTTGGCCACGTCAAAGGCGCCTTTACCGGTGCTAATGAAGCGCGCAAAGGACTCTTCCAAAGCGCTCAGGGCGGCAGCCTGTTTTTAGATGAGATTGGTGAAATGCCCATCAATCTGCAGGCTAAATTGCTGCGTGCTTTACAGGAAAAGACCGTACGCCCAGTGGGTGGCGAGCGCGAAGAGCCGGTGGATGTACGAATCATCGCCGCGACTCACCGCAACCTGGAGAAAGAGATCGAGCAGGAAAACTTCCGCAGCGATTTGTTTTACCGCTTGGAGACGTTCTCACTGCGTATCCCGCCCCTGCGCGAGCGTGGCACCGATATCGAGCATCTTGTGTTTGCGCTTATCGACAAGCATTCGGAGGCACAGGGCAAACAGATAGAGCAAATCGAACCGGAAGCGCTCAGCAATCTACTCAACTATGCCTACCCCGGTAACGTTCGAGAACTGGAAAACGCCATTATGCGTGCCGTCACTCTGAGCGAAGACGGCTCGCTCAGCTATAAAGATCTGCCCGAACGACTTCGCGAGCAATCAACAGTGGAAACCGGTACACCTCTGGCACCTGCCGTCGGCGGCGAAGTGCTGGCTGCAGGTCAAATGCCAACGCCACAGCCGATCCGCTGGCCCAGTCTAGAAGAAGTTGAAAAGCGCTATATCAACAAGGTGCTAGAAGCAACGGGTGGCAATAAGCGGCGCACGGCAGAGGTACTTGGGATTGCTCGGCGGACACTCTATCGTCGCTTGGAAGACAATGAAGAGTAACCACTTCGACACTGCTCACACCCCTTCTTAATCGCCAAGCGACAGAACCTAACACACAAACAAAAAAAACCCCCGCGGGCGCGGGGGCGGAAAAGATGATAAACCGTGTGGAGCAGCCGCAGGGAACAAACAGCTGGGTCGATTTACCATCGTAGGGAGCGGTACATTTACTCAAAACTCAAAACGGGTAACGAACTAGTTACTTGTCGAATTCTCATCTTCATCTGCGCCAGGCATTGGTTCAGTACCTTCGCCAAAGCCAGGCTCATCTTCGTCTGGATTCATAGTGGTGCCTTCTGCCGGCTCATCCATGGTGTCTTGAGGCATAGTGTCTTCTGCTGCAGAGTCTTCACTTAGGCCTGGGTCTTGCTCCATTGATGACTCTTCGTCCGCACTCAGCTCTTCATTCATACTTGGCTCTGGCTGAGTAGTGGCATTTTGCTCAAGTGGCGCCGTTTCATCTGCAGACGGCGCTGGCTCTTCGTTATCACCGCAACCAGCTAACACAATAACGCTCGCAGCTGTTGCCATCATGCACAGCGTTAACCAGCGTGGGCGATTGTGAATTTGCTTTCTCTCAATGTGGCCATGTTGCTTGTCCATAATACCCACCTCCATTGCTAACACCGTATGTTTTTAAACGTCTTGCTAGGTAACTTAGAGCCAGTTCTGTACATACTATGTGTTGCACATACACATACTATTCACTTTACATGCCAAAAATTAAAATTTAAAAATTAAACAAATAAAATCAGCGCCTTATAAAAACAACGACACACCACCATTAGCGTAAAACCAACCAAATTAGGTGGGTAAAAAATGACACATGTAGCGTTAATTCCCCCGTTGAGCGAGTCGTTGTGACACATAGGCGCCACTTATGTATAATAATTTTTAATAAATTATTCGACTCAATCCCTTATTTCTTTATGAATGGCGTAGCAACGACACGCCTATTCTGTTCAACAAAAGGCATCGCCGATGGACGAGACACGACCCGTCAAAATTAAAGTGCGCGACTTAAGCAAAGTCTTTGGCAAGCACCCACAAAAAGCCATTGAGCTGCGTAACCAGGGAATGAAGCGCCCAGAAATTCTGGAGAAATCCGGCCAAACACTGGGGCTATCCAATATCTCGTTTGATGTCTATGAAGGCGAATTGCTGGTCATCATGGGATTATCGGGGTCAGGCAAATCGACCTTGATCCGCTGCCTTAACCGTCTGATTGAAACCACCGAAGGTGAAATCATCATCGACGGCGAAAACATTCCGACGCTGAAAGAGAAAGCGCTACTGGAGTGCCGCCGTCGCC is part of the Halomonas alkaliantarctica genome and harbors:
- a CDS encoding ATP-binding protein, which encodes MRLRNLIILTVIVPLFVILVVFSLVAIKSLEDNVRSKLQTEVEIITRTLSSSLSYAVTPDSNTPLEEALQSAFSFHRIYGAYVFDTEGRDIYGLGLGKDIFSREEIQQIIERDDLYSNYRQHEGWNYYSALTPLRSQDGTVYGVLQVNRLNTGIENYTGFISVVAVLVFMIGAAGIVFSIWWGFRRHIERPLNRLLHVMQLVEKGDRSQRATEDGPIEYRHLASGLNGMLDAMAEKDQEIENRQRREIELEKRLRKSKKLAELGVLAAGVAHEIGAPLTVINGQAQRLARRDVIGDDERARLGRIRGEVERIVEIVRQLMELGRQHNVEKGELALDQLIMNASDLVEDELEPRNIRLDVELPTPAPNLLANGQQIVQVLTNLLRNAAQAPEVSRIRVRAQQQEHELLLWVEDDGPGIPDSHHHKVFDPFFTTKPVGQGSGLGLSMVHRIINDHGGTIGVFDSALGGAGFEITLPISETAYA
- a CDS encoding LysR family transcriptional regulator, with the translated sequence MYDFDELTAFADVMTTGSLTRSAQTLGLAKSTLSRRISQLESRLNQPLLRRQANRLIPTEAGLLFHNYCTELLAMAAHSQEALAELREEISGEITLEVHGALARSWLASAIDAFLNRHPKVELTLHTRETPPTKMHSNSVHVWLGPTHECGLNQERLGHLTRGLYASPRYLAAAGTPHHPNELNQHAWIDLLGSASDGLLLTHPEHGQYTFNPPRSRLRVDLTALHIDAIARSQGIGLLSHWVTAKREQHHPGELINCLPGWEPAPLPITLLYAYGHQSRRTHALLEFLRSQVPAPWRTSVATV
- a CDS encoding AEC family transporter codes for the protein MLAELFAVMAPVLAGAGLGYLWVRLGHPYPVDFITRLVFNIGTPSLVLASLAGADIDATTFGQTMLAAALVIITMGAATFVVAKVLRRSWRVLLAPMMYPNTGNMGLPVVLYAFGSAGFAYGITVMVTVSLFQFTLGAVLNSQGNPLKTLAKTPTVYAIAISMALLLTGTSLPSWLANTVDLMSGFTVPLMLITLGVSLASIHVKNLRSGLGFSLVRVPLAAGVAWLIAGWVGLPPLAQSILVLQMCMPVAVFNYLFAQRAQREPVYVASLVFCSTLLALFYLPVLLALLM
- a CDS encoding PQQ-dependent sugar dehydrogenase, with amino-acid sequence MHYTSRSHHTSRWLPPAVLAGISGLVLASTINTANAEVVQESLETAHLNLSIERIADGFEHPWAVAFLPDGRYLVSERSGQLKLVDPESGESSTLEGMPAVSARGQGGLLDVVLHPDFEGGNGGGDNDWIYFTWSKPEGNKSRSALSRVKWQDGELGEVEHLFEQGRASGPGRHYGSRLAWLPDGTLLMSIGDRGSEPLRAQASDDHAGSTLRLTATGDVPDDNPFVGDDTTLDEIYSMGNRNIQGMTVLSNGEAWASEHGPRTGDELNHIEAGNNYGWPEVSRGNDYATNEPIGENSLPGMIDPVYVFEGRFAPAGLVEVTSDAFGEWQGNLLAGGLGSEKLLRLRLEEGRVAEEELILQGEVGRIRDVRQGPDDAIYLLTDDPQGGLYRLAPTTP
- a CDS encoding sigma-54-dependent transcriptional regulator, which codes for MTQQDPLLPLLVVEDDAAILELLEEELQDAGYTTLGVTSAEEAIALLSHTTVSLVITDVRLPGMTGIQLLQQLRQAGSELGIIVITAFGTIDQAVEALKLGADDFLTKPLDLDAIRDAVFRVLERQRLAVFHDTDISHFHGIVGKSQVMQTLFHDASRLAKSDAPILILGESGTGKELLARAIHQESPRHDQPFVPVNCASIPPDLMESEFFGHVKGAFTGANEARKGLFQSAQGGSLFLDEIGEMPINLQAKLLRALQEKTVRPVGGEREEPVDVRIIAATHRNLEKEIEQENFRSDLFYRLETFSLRIPPLRERGTDIEHLVFALIDKHSEAQGKQIEQIEPEALSNLLNYAYPGNVRELENAIMRAVTLSEDGSLSYKDLPERLREQSTVETGTPLAPAVGGEVLAAGQMPTPQPIRWPSLEEVEKRYINKVLEATGGNKRRTAEVLGIARRTLYRRLEDNEE